A single window of Larimichthys crocea isolate SSNF chromosome XII, L_crocea_2.0, whole genome shotgun sequence DNA harbors:
- the elfn2b gene encoding protein phosphatase 1 regulatory subunit 29 encodes MQGASTTSSLLLLILPSLLFFSHFPSMVNGDCWLIEGDKGYVWLAICSQNQPPYETIPQHINNTVHDLRLNENKLKAVLFSSMYRFTNLTDLNLTKNEISYIEDGAFAGQANLQVLQLGYNKLTNLTEGMMRGLGRMQCLFLQHNLIEVIGSNAFWECPSLSSIDLSSNKLARIDPSTFTVLTRLMVCELAANPFHCGCDLYSFLTWLESFNNVTHTYDRLQCETPREMFGYPLLTAAGHAGRNAKNILYHRCRDGVMIPGMTSLPPDLDGPSGIGPEMFGGVGPYYQPTTSSSSTEHSFIPTIKLHHVSLSSASILVQIPRPYSKMYILTQYNHTYVSDVMNLKNKKEMITLDKLKPHTNYTFCVASIRNSQRYNHTCLEFATRAQNQDDILPTPSTTTHYIMTIVGCLFGMLIVLGFVYYCLRKKRMHDEKKKSICVKKTILEMRYGPEVAAAVANDPSAVHKLQEQSREHHQYQHHHGGKLPMSTSSSLGMLHSANTSSSRLSSIPQVEKMATAFSEALASSKGNYMDIRTGGAGMERLGDGGHGGMRGADLRDDETDIGDDSDDDGHGSASEISTIAMEVDKVNQIINNCIDALKLDAAAVAASGASTNTTVSSNPTSPPPTSASSLTRGLIPLSQGLTEACQVIAPNKIPPPPPLPALNAPLSERPGISGGGFVVSPPYRPPPPATAVRPIQRQMSADAAVVIVNAVKKQCSTTSCGSMGRDRERGGARVYSLDVPEPRSPDACNQQQQQYPDRASPVGCGEPLERLPLVGSGSCGGGGGGCDSGGVGAQHQDSQKPHHYHQQQQIQQQQQQQQHQQQQQQQQQQLEVQQDYHCSEHRHSVPALYYEGSHQGSPAQRVSFLKPLTRSRRDAASYSQLSPARHHSSYSGYSSSPEYSSESSLRIWERFRPYRKGQRDEACYVTAGNALRKKVQFAKGEDLHDILDYWKGVSAQQKL; translated from the exons ATGCAGGGTgcttccaccacctcctctctccttctgcttATCCTTCCGTCCCTCCTGTTCTTCTCCCACTTTCCCAGCATGGTCAATGGGGACTGCTGGCTTATTGAGGGAGACAAAGGTTATGTGTGGCTGGCTATCTGCAGTCAGAACCAGCCGCCATACGAGACTATCCCCCAGCACATCAACAACACGGTCCATGACTTGAGACTAAATGAGAACAAGCTAAAAGCAGTGCTCTTTAGCTCCATGTACCGCTTCACCAACCTGACTGACCTCAACCTCACCAAGAATGAAATCAGCTATATTGAGGATGGAGCCTTTGCAGGACAAGCCAATCTACAG gtTCTTCAGCTGGGCTACAACAAGTTGACAAACCTAACTGAGGGTATGATGAGAGGGCTTGGTCGCATGCAATGCCTCTTCCTGCAGCACAACCTCATTGAGGTTATTGGAAGCAATGCATTTTGGGAGTGCCCCAGCCTCAGCAGCATTGACTTGTCATCCAACAAACTTGCCCGCATTGACCCATCCACATTTACAGTTCTCACTCGGCTGATGGTGTGTGAACTGGCAGCGAATCCATTCCATTGCGGCTGTGATCTTTATAGCTTCCTAACTTGGTTGGAGTCCTTCAATAACGTCACACACACCTATGACCGTCTCCAGTGTGAGACACCCCGGGAGATGTTTGGCTACCCTTTACTTACTGCTGCTGGCCATGCTGGTCGGaatgcaaaaaacattttgtaccaTCGTTGTCGAGATGGAGTGATGATTCCTGGAATGACCTCTCTCCCGCCAGATCTGGATGGCCCTTCTGGGATTGGACCAGAGATGTTTGGTGGCGTGGGACCATACTACCAGCCTACCACTTCTTCCTCATCTACTGAACACAGCTTCATTCCCACCATCAAGCTTCACCATGTTTCTTTGTCATCAGCTTCTATCCTTGTGCAGATTCCAAGGCCCTACagcaaaatgtatattttaacaCAATACAACCACACATACGTGTCTGACGTCATGAATTTGAAGAACAAGAAGGAGATGATTACCCTTGACAAGCTAAAACCACACACCAATTACACCTTCTGTGTAGCATCCATCCGCAACTCTCAACGTTATAACCACACCTGCCTTGAGTTTGCCACCCGGGCTCAAAATCAAGATGACATTCTCCCCACACCTTCCACCACTACTCACTATATCATGACCATTGTGGGTTGCCTTTTTGGCATGCTCATTGTTTTAGGCTTTGTCTACTATTGTCTACGTAAGAAACGAATGCACGATGAGAAAAAGAAGTCCATCTGTGTCAAGAAAACTATTCTGGAAATGCGCTATGGACCAGAGGTGGCGGCAGCAGTGGCAAATGATCCATCAGCAGTACACAAGCTTCAGGAGCAGTCCAGGGAACATCACCAATATCAACACCACCATGGAGGCAAACTTCCCATGTCCACGTCATCCAGTTTGGGAATGCTCCACTCAGCCAACACCAGTTCCTCCAGACTTTCCTCTATCCCACAAGTTGAAAAGATGGCCACTGCCTTTTCAGAGGCCTTGGCCTCAAGTAAAGGGAATTATATGGATATTAGAACTGGAGGAGCAGGGATGGAAAGATTGGGAGATGGTGGACATGGAGGGATGAGGGGGGCAGACTTGAGGGACGATGAAACTGATATTGGGGATGACTCAGATGATGACGGACATGGCTCTGCATCAGAGATTTCCACCATTGCCATGGAAGTAGACAAGGTTAACCAGATCATTAACAACTGCATCGATGCACTTAAACTGGATGCAGCAGCAGTTGCTGCTTCAGGGGCCTCTACTAACACTACAGTGTCCTCCAAtcccacctccccaccccccaccagCGCGTCCTCTCTTACTCGTGGCCTAATCCCACTCTCCCAGGGGTTGACAGAGGCATGCCAGGTCATTGCCCCCAACAAAAtacccccaccacctcctctccctgctttgAATGCCCCTCTCTCTGAGCGCCCAGGGATCAGTGGTGGTGGCTTTGTTGTCTCTCCCCCCTACAGGCCCCCTCCACCAGCCACTGCTGTACGTCCCATTCAACGACAAATGAGTGCAGATGCAGCAGTGGTTATTGTAAACGCTGTGAAAAAGCAGTGCAGCACCACCTCTTGTGGCTCCATGGGTCGGGACAGGGAACGTGGAGGAGCTAGGGTGTATAGCCTGGATGTTCCTGAGCCAAGGAGCCCAGATGCCTgtaatcaacaacaacagcagtacCCAGACCGGGCCAGTCCCGTGGGCTGTGGGGAGCCCCTTGAGAGGCTGCCTTTAGTAGGGAGTGGGAGCTGtggtggagggggtggtggtTGCGACAGTGGTGGTGTTGGTGCCCAACATCAGGACAGCCAGAAGCCACATCATTACCATCAACagcaacaaatacaacaacaacaacaacaacaacaacatcaacaacaacaacagcagcagcagcagcagcttgaggTGCAGCAGGACTACCACTGCTCGGAGCATCGCCACTCCGTCCCAGCTCTCTACTATGAAGGCTCCCACCAAGGCTCCCCAGCCCAGAGGGTTTCCTTCTTAAAGCCCCTGACACGCTCCCGCAGGGATGCAGCATCATACTCCCAACTTTCGCCTGCCCGCCACCATTCCAGCTACTCTGGCTATTCCTCCAGCCCAGAGTATTCCTCAGAGAGCTCACTGCGGATCTGGGAGCGCTTTCGTCCCTACCGGAAAGGCCAGCGGGATGAGGCCTGTTATGTGACGGCCGGAAATGCCCTTCGAAAAAAGGTGCAGTTCGCTAAAGGCGAGGACCTGCATGACATCCTTGATTACTGGAAAGGTGTGTCAGCACAGCAGAAGCTGTGA